One window of Quercus robur chromosome 5, dhQueRobu3.1, whole genome shotgun sequence genomic DNA carries:
- the LOC126725635 gene encoding uncharacterized protein LOC126725635 — protein MMMHRLTVLLVLLCATLHTALSISFSDGLLPNGEFKQGPKPTQLKGTVVTSPNAIPFWEISGYVEYIKPGQKQGDMLLVVPEGACAVRLGNEAAVKQKVNVTKGLFYSVTFTAARTCAQEEQLNVSVTPNSEKNDWGILPMQTIYSSNGWDSYAWGFQAYFSEVEISIHNPGVADDPACGPLIYAVALKVLELPKRTRVNLLKNGNVEEGPYLYPNTSWGVLIPPHIEDDHSPLPGWIIESLKAVKYIDSDHFFVPEGKRAVELMAGKESALAQVVYTMPGRTYALTFAVGDANDSCVGSLGVEAYAGKDSVKVLYESKGNGGFKRASLLFKAVSLRTRIMFLSTFYTMTSDNSGSLCGPVLDDVKLLSVRVHTPPPRA, from the exons ATGATGATGCATAGGCTCACCGTGTTGTTGGTGCTACTTTGTGCTACCTTGCACACCGCATTATCCATCTCTTTCTCTGATG GTTTATTGCCCAATGGAGAGTTCAAGCAGGGCCCAAAGCCAACACAGCTAAAAGGCACAGTAGTGACCAGCCCCAATGCCATTCCCTTTTGGGAAATTTCAGGGTACGTGGAGTACATAAAACCAGGTCAAAAACAAGGTGACATGTTGCTAGTAGTGCCTGAGGGTGCCTGTGCTGTAAGGCTTGGCAATGAGGCTGCAGTCAAGCAAAAAGTGAATGTCACAAAGGGCTTGTTTTACTCAGTAACATTCACTGCAGCTCGAACCTGCGCACAAGAGGAGCAATTGAACGTGTCAGTGACTCCTAATTCGGAGAAAAATGATTGGGGTATTTTGCCAATGCAGACTATATATAGTAGCAATGGTTGGGATTCATATGCATGGGGTTTCCAAGCTTACTTTTCGGAAGTTGAAATTTCGATCCATAACCCTGGTGTGGCTGATGATCCAGCTTGTGGCCCACTTATTTATGCTGTTGCTTTGAAGGTTTTGGAACTTCCCAAACGCACTAGAG TCAACCTTTTGAAAAATGGAAATGTTGAAGAAGGTCCATATCTATACCCCAATACATCATGGGGTGTCCTAATTCCACCACACATTGAAGACGATCACAGTCCTTTACCTGGCTGGATTATTGAGTCCCTTAAGGCTGTGAAATACATTGATTCCGATCACTTCTTTGTCCCGGAAGGCAAACGAGCAGTTGAACTCATGGCCGGAAAAGAAAGCGCCCTTGCACAAGTTGTGTATACAATGCCCGGAAGGACTTATGCCCTCACATTTGCTGTTGGTGACGCTAACGATTCATGTGTAGGTTCCCTGGGTGTAGAGGCATATGCAGGCAAAGACAGTGTCAAGGTTTTATATGAATCTAAGGGCAATGGAGGGTTCAAGCGAGCCAGTCTTTTGTTCAAAGCAGTGTCACTACGCACACGTATTATGTTCCTAAGCACATTTTACACCATGACAAGTGACAATTCAGGTTCTTTATGTGGACCGGTATTAGATGATGTGAAGTTGCTTAGTGTTCGTGTTCATACACCACCACCACGTGCTTGA